One genomic segment of Drosophila melanogaster chromosome 3R includes these proteins:
- the Atx2 gene encoding Ataxin-2, isoform B: protein MNNNSKRKTRPTGGGASGGISRYNSNDNSLRPTNNKAGAGGGNGGAAVRPSAQGVYNNTFFMHSATALVGSVVEVRLRSGNIYEGVFRTFSGNFDIALELPACIKSKNLPEEGKVPKHIIFPADTVVTIVAKDFDSQYATAGAFQTDGAISDKCNGARPDEKELEPWDSGANGDIDIELDSAANGWDPNEMFRKNENTFGVTSTFDDSLASYTVPLDKGDSLEFKEAEAKAEKLAAEIENNPTCRDRLDLENGDEEALFAAVERPSTEQDQRGDRGDRERNDRDREREERDRDRDRDRGNKPRGAGDFQLRETMSSDRYITKQTRSITGPQLSHVGMSSQGSGRDRDTRGDGSMMMQSGGGSGQGGSTQSTAALMLAGGLKGVGPAPSANASADSSSKYSGGSMVKRKTVPQGGKVMRNNVPTGGSNVSVSQGGNGNSVGQNKGGYQPSMGMPSQYSYQGNSQIMHGSSQYRNQSHMGGANKLNGDSNANTNKPLPQRQMRQYQGSQSNSSLNYGGEPQSLGKPVHGSHGGHPGQNSNSPPLQTAGPQQQQQQQQQQQQQQQQQQPPQQQQHQNIQPQGQNTQPARQVRTRDNQMQELRQFGQDFQLAPSNTSPPQQQQQQQQQQQQHQVQQQQQRALQQSASPPQQQQQQQQQQQHVVLHQVPQTHLHQAALSQPHYVPQQQPQQAPLPQQQHVPHHMQQKAQQQQLVETQHQHVQKQHQSQPQVQQPPPQLLQDPSQQPLPIYHTMPPPQTSPVVVTSPVLLEQPPPQPMPVVQQQQTQQLATPKPEVSPAPPSSNTTTPTGIASTPTAGVIASAGSEKTTPAAPTPTSNSATVPTGTAATAGGATGTTPVVKKHVLNPSAKPFTPRGPSTPNPSRPHTPQTPVPMTNIYTTTGGHVPPAANQPIYVMQPQHPFPPQTHPQAGQPPRLRRSNYPPMAASQMHVSASAATGQPLITAGPIPQFIQYGHAPHQQQFQSHTYAPMQMRVYPDQPQQLQFMTQTPQSTTPSPGQPHQQFHPPPQPSPAGGGPQPAFTPPTQAATYQLMCVHPQSLLANHYFPPPTPQHPQQNQQQYQIVMQQHQPQ, encoded by the exons ATGAACAACAATAGCAAGCGGAAAACCCGACCCACTGGCGGCGGTGCCAGCGGCGGCATCTCAAG ATACAACTCCAACGATAACAGCCTAAGGCCCACTAACAACAAGGCTGGTGCAGGAGGCGGGAACGGAGGCGCAGCAGTGCGTCCGTCGGCGCAGGGCGTCTACAACAACACGTTTTTCATGCACTCGGCCACGGCGCTGGTGGGCAGCGTTGTGGAGGTGCGCCTGCGGTCGGGCAATATCTACGAGGGCGTATTCCGCACATTCTCGGGCAACTTTGACATCGCACTGGAGCTACCGGCGTGCATTAAGTCCAAGAATCTGCCGGAGGAGGGCAAGGTGCCAAAACACATTATATTCCCGGCCGACACTGTGGTGACCATCGTGGCCAAGGACTTTGACTCGCAATACGCCACCGCAGGCGCTTTTCAGACGGATGGCGCCATTTCTGACAAGTGCAACG GTGCGCGTCCGGACGAGAAGGAATTGGAACCATGGGATTCTGGCGCTAATGGCGACATTGACATAGAATTGGATAGTGCCGCCAACGGCTGGGATCCCAACGAGATGTTCCGCAAAAATGAGAACACGTTCGGTGTGACCTCCACATTTGATGATTCTCTAGCTTCGTACACGGTACCGCTAGATAAGGGTGATTCCCTAGAATTCAAAGAGGCCGAAGCCAAGGCCGAAAAGCTGGCTGCCGAGATCGAAAATAATCCGACGTGCCGGGACCGTCTGGACTTGGAAAATGGTGATGAGGAGGCGCTCTTCGCGGCCGTGGAGCGTCCATCGACCGAGCAGGATCAACGCGGAGATCGTGGCGACCGCGAACGCAACGATCGAGATAGGGAGCGCGAGGAGCGGGACAGGGACCGTGATCGTGATCGCGGTAACAAGCCCCGTGGCGCTGGTGACTTCCAGTTGAGGGAGACCATGAGTAGCGACCGCTACATAACAAAACAGACGCGCAGTATCACCGGACCGCAGCTATCGCATGTTGGCATGTCCTCGCAGGGCAGCGGACGCGATCGTGACACTCGTGGCGATGGCAGCATGATGATGCAAAGTGGCGGCGGGTCGGGCCAAGGCGGCTCCACGCAGTCGACGGCAGCACTTATGCTAGCCGGCGGCCTGAAGGGCGTGGGTCCGGCCCCCTCAGCAAACGCGTCCGCGGACTCGTCCAGCAAGTATAGCGGCGGTTCGATGGTAAAGCGCAAGACGGTGCCCCAGGGCGGTAAGGTGATGCGCAACAATGTGCCTACAGGTGGCAGCAACGTCTCCGTGTCGCAGGGCGGCAACGGCAATTCTGTGGGCCAGAACAAGGGCGGCTACCAGCCGTCGATGGGCATGCCGAGTCAATACTCCTACCAGGGTAACTCGCAAATTATGCATGG GTCTTCTCAGTACCGCAACCAATCTCACATGGGCGGCGCAAATAAGCTAAATGGCGATTCGAACGCCAATACCAACAAGCCGCTGCCACAGCGCCAGATGCGCCAGTACCAGGGCTCTCAGAGCAACTCGTCACTGAACTATGGCGGTGAACCCCAGTCGCTGGGTAAGCCCGTGCACGGCTCCCATGGAGGCCATCCCGGGCAAAATAGCAACTCGCCGCCGCTGCAGACCGCCGgcccacagcagcaacagcagcaacagcagcaacagcagcagcagcagcaacaacaacagccgccgcagcaacagcagcatcagaaCATACAGCCACAAGGGCAAAACACGCAACCAGCGCGTCAGGTGCGCACGCGCGATAACCAAATGCAGGAACTGCGACAGTTTGGCCAGGACTTCCAACTGGCCCCGAGCAACACTTCACCgccccagcagcaacagcagcagcagcagcagcagcagcagcatcaagtgcagcagcagcaacagcgagCGTTGCAGCAATCTGCCTCGCcaccgcaacagcagcagcagcagcagcaacaacagcagcacgTGGTCCTGCACCAAGTGCCGCAAACGCACCTGCATCAAGCGGCCCTATCACAGCCACACTATGTGCCTCAGCAGCAGCCTCAGCAGGCGCCGCttccacagcagcaacatgtgcCGCATCACATGCAACAAAaggcccagcagcagcaattggTGGAGACCCAGCATCAGCATGTGCAGAAGCAGCACCAGTCGCAGCCACAAgtgcagcagccgccgccaCAGCTGCTCCAGGATCCATCACAACAGCCGTTGCCAATTTACCATACAATGCCGCCGCCACAGACTTCACCCGTAGTTGTTACTTCGCCGGTTCTGCTGGAGCAGCCTCCGCCACAACCCATGCCGGTggtgcagcaacagcagacgCAGCAGCTTGCCACGCCCAAACCTGAAGTTTCGCCGGCACCACCaagcagcaacaccaccacACCTACTGGCATAGCCAGTACGCCTACAGCAGGGGTGATTGCCAGCGCTGGATCTGAGAAAACCACGCCGGCAGCGCCCACTCCGACGAGCAATTCCGCAACGGTGCCTACAGGAACGGCCGCCACTGCTGGAGGTGCCACGGGAACCACTCCGGTGGTTAAGAAGCATGTGCTCAACCCATCAGCCAAGCCATTTACACCCCGCGGGCCCAGCACCCCGAATCCATCACGACCGCACACCCCACAGACGCCTGTGCCCATGACGAACATTTACACAACCACGGGAGGACATGTACCGCCGGCGGCCAACCAGCCGATCTACGTCATGCAGCCACAGCATCCATTCCCGCCTCAGACACACCCACAGGCCGGACAGCCACCGCGCCTTCGCCGTAGTAATTACC CTCCAATGGCCGCATCGCAGATGCACGTATCGGCATCCGCGGCCACGGGTCAGCCGTTGATAACAGCCGGCCCGATACCGCAATTCATCCAGTACGGCCATGCACCACACCAGCAACAATTCCAATCACATACGTACGCGCCAATGCAGATGCGCGTGTACCCGGACCAGCCGCAGCAGTTGCAGTTTATGACACAGACGCCACAGTCGACCACACCGTCGCCGGGCCAGCCGCACCAGCAGTTCCATCCGCCGCCACAGCCATCCCCCGCCGGCGGGGGACCACAACCGGCGTTCACGCCGCCCACACAGGCAGCCACTTACCAGCTGATGTGCGTGCACCCCCAATCGCTCTTAGCCAATCACTATTTCCCGCCGCCGACGCCGCAGCATCCGCAGCAGAATCAACAACAGTATCAGATCGTgatgcagcagcatcagccaCAGTGA
- the Atx2 gene encoding Ataxin-2, isoform C, whose product MHSATALVGSVVEVRLRSGNIYEGVFRTFSGNFDIALELPACIKSKNLPEEGKVPKHIIFPADTVVTIVAKDFDSQYATAGAFQTDGAISDKCNGARPDEKELEPWDSGANGDIDIELDSAANGWDPNEMFRKNENTFGVTSTFDDSLASYTVPLDKGDSLEFKEAEAKAEKLAAEIENNPTCRDRLDLENGDEEALFAAVERPSTEQDQRGDRGDRERNDRDREREERDRDRDRDRGNKPRGAGDFQLRETMSSDRYITKQTRSITGPQLSHVGMSSQGSGRDRDTRGDGSMMMQSGGGSGQGGSTQSTAALMLAGGLKGVGPAPSANASADSSSKYSGGSMVKRKTVPQGGKVMRNNVPTGGSNVSVSQGGNGNSVGQNKGGYQPSMGMPSQYSYQGNSQIMHGSSQYRNQSHMGGANKLNGDSNANTNKPLPQRQMRQYQGSQSNSSLNYGGEPQSLGKPVHGSHGGHPGQNSNSPPLQTAGPQQQQQQQQQQQQQQQQQQPPQQQQHQNIQPQGQNTQPARQVRTRDNQMQELRQFGQDFQLAPSNTSPPQQQQQQQQQQQQHQVQQQQQRALQQSASPPQQQQQQQQQQQHVVLHQVPQTHLHQAALSQPHYVPQQQPQQAPLPQQQHVPHHMQQKAQQQQLVETQHQHVQKQHQSQPQVQQPPPQLLQDPSQQPLPIYHTMPPPQTSPVVVTSPVLLEQPPPQPMPVVQQQQTQQLATPKPEVSPAPPSSNTTTPTGIASTPTAGVIASAGSEKTTPAAPTPTSNSATVPTGTAATAGGATGTTPVVKKHVLNPSAKPFTPRGPSTPNPSRPHTPQTPVPMTNIYTTTGGHVPPAANQPIYVMQPQHPFPPQTHPQAGQPPRLRRSNYPPMAASQMHVSASAATGQPLITAGPIPQFIQYGHAPHQQQFQSHTYAPMQMRVYPDQPQQLQFMTQTPQSTTPSPGQPHQQFHPPPQPSPAGGGPQPAFTPPTQAATYQLMCVHPQSLLANHYFPPPTPQHPQQNQQQYQIVMQQHQPQ is encoded by the exons ATGCACTCGGCCACGGCGCTGGTGGGCAGCGTTGTGGAGGTGCGCCTGCGGTCGGGCAATATCTACGAGGGCGTATTCCGCACATTCTCGGGCAACTTTGACATCGCACTGGAGCTACCGGCGTGCATTAAGTCCAAGAATCTGCCGGAGGAGGGCAAGGTGCCAAAACACATTATATTCCCGGCCGACACTGTGGTGACCATCGTGGCCAAGGACTTTGACTCGCAATACGCCACCGCAGGCGCTTTTCAGACGGATGGCGCCATTTCTGACAAGTGCAACG GTGCGCGTCCGGACGAGAAGGAATTGGAACCATGGGATTCTGGCGCTAATGGCGACATTGACATAGAATTGGATAGTGCCGCCAACGGCTGGGATCCCAACGAGATGTTCCGCAAAAATGAGAACACGTTCGGTGTGACCTCCACATTTGATGATTCTCTAGCTTCGTACACGGTACCGCTAGATAAGGGTGATTCCCTAGAATTCAAAGAGGCCGAAGCCAAGGCCGAAAAGCTGGCTGCCGAGATCGAAAATAATCCGACGTGCCGGGACCGTCTGGACTTGGAAAATGGTGATGAGGAGGCGCTCTTCGCGGCCGTGGAGCGTCCATCGACCGAGCAGGATCAACGCGGAGATCGTGGCGACCGCGAACGCAACGATCGAGATAGGGAGCGCGAGGAGCGGGACAGGGACCGTGATCGTGATCGCGGTAACAAGCCCCGTGGCGCTGGTGACTTCCAGTTGAGGGAGACCATGAGTAGCGACCGCTACATAACAAAACAGACGCGCAGTATCACCGGACCGCAGCTATCGCATGTTGGCATGTCCTCGCAGGGCAGCGGACGCGATCGTGACACTCGTGGCGATGGCAGCATGATGATGCAAAGTGGCGGCGGGTCGGGCCAAGGCGGCTCCACGCAGTCGACGGCAGCACTTATGCTAGCCGGCGGCCTGAAGGGCGTGGGTCCGGCCCCCTCAGCAAACGCGTCCGCGGACTCGTCCAGCAAGTATAGCGGCGGTTCGATGGTAAAGCGCAAGACGGTGCCCCAGGGCGGTAAGGTGATGCGCAACAATGTGCCTACAGGTGGCAGCAACGTCTCCGTGTCGCAGGGCGGCAACGGCAATTCTGTGGGCCAGAACAAGGGCGGCTACCAGCCGTCGATGGGCATGCCGAGTCAATACTCCTACCAGGGTAACTCGCAAATTATGCATGG GTCTTCTCAGTACCGCAACCAATCTCACATGGGCGGCGCAAATAAGCTAAATGGCGATTCGAACGCCAATACCAACAAGCCGCTGCCACAGCGCCAGATGCGCCAGTACCAGGGCTCTCAGAGCAACTCGTCACTGAACTATGGCGGTGAACCCCAGTCGCTGGGTAAGCCCGTGCACGGCTCCCATGGAGGCCATCCCGGGCAAAATAGCAACTCGCCGCCGCTGCAGACCGCCGgcccacagcagcaacagcagcaacagcagcaacagcagcagcagcagcaacaacaacagccgccgcagcaacagcagcatcagaaCATACAGCCACAAGGGCAAAACACGCAACCAGCGCGTCAGGTGCGCACGCGCGATAACCAAATGCAGGAACTGCGACAGTTTGGCCAGGACTTCCAACTGGCCCCGAGCAACACTTCACCgccccagcagcaacagcagcagcagcagcagcagcagcagcatcaagtgcagcagcagcaacagcgagCGTTGCAGCAATCTGCCTCGCcaccgcaacagcagcagcagcagcagcaacaacagcagcacgTGGTCCTGCACCAAGTGCCGCAAACGCACCTGCATCAAGCGGCCCTATCACAGCCACACTATGTGCCTCAGCAGCAGCCTCAGCAGGCGCCGCttccacagcagcaacatgtgcCGCATCACATGCAACAAAaggcccagcagcagcaattggTGGAGACCCAGCATCAGCATGTGCAGAAGCAGCACCAGTCGCAGCCACAAgtgcagcagccgccgccaCAGCTGCTCCAGGATCCATCACAACAGCCGTTGCCAATTTACCATACAATGCCGCCGCCACAGACTTCACCCGTAGTTGTTACTTCGCCGGTTCTGCTGGAGCAGCCTCCGCCACAACCCATGCCGGTggtgcagcaacagcagacgCAGCAGCTTGCCACGCCCAAACCTGAAGTTTCGCCGGCACCACCaagcagcaacaccaccacACCTACTGGCATAGCCAGTACGCCTACAGCAGGGGTGATTGCCAGCGCTGGATCTGAGAAAACCACGCCGGCAGCGCCCACTCCGACGAGCAATTCCGCAACGGTGCCTACAGGAACGGCCGCCACTGCTGGAGGTGCCACGGGAACCACTCCGGTGGTTAAGAAGCATGTGCTCAACCCATCAGCCAAGCCATTTACACCCCGCGGGCCCAGCACCCCGAATCCATCACGACCGCACACCCCACAGACGCCTGTGCCCATGACGAACATTTACACAACCACGGGAGGACATGTACCGCCGGCGGCCAACCAGCCGATCTACGTCATGCAGCCACAGCATCCATTCCCGCCTCAGACACACCCACAGGCCGGACAGCCACCGCGCCTTCGCCGTAGTAATTACC CTCCAATGGCCGCATCGCAGATGCACGTATCGGCATCCGCGGCCACGGGTCAGCCGTTGATAACAGCCGGCCCGATACCGCAATTCATCCAGTACGGCCATGCACCACACCAGCAACAATTCCAATCACATACGTACGCGCCAATGCAGATGCGCGTGTACCCGGACCAGCCGCAGCAGTTGCAGTTTATGACACAGACGCCACAGTCGACCACACCGTCGCCGGGCCAGCCGCACCAGCAGTTCCATCCGCCGCCACAGCCATCCCCCGCCGGCGGGGGACCACAACCGGCGTTCACGCCGCCCACACAGGCAGCCACTTACCAGCTGATGTGCGTGCACCCCCAATCGCTCTTAGCCAATCACTATTTCCCGCCGCCGACGCCGCAGCATCCGCAGCAGAATCAACAACAGTATCAGATCGTgatgcagcagcatcagccaCAGTGA